AATTGTACGGTGCGGACTGCTCCATCGTGCGGGACCTCCATCTTCTGCAGCGACCGCCCCGAGGCGACGTCCCAGATTCGGATCGATCGACTTCCCGTGACGACATACTTTCCGTCGAACGAGAAATCGGCTTCGGTCACGCCTCCATGCGATCGATAGCTGCGGATGTGATTCAGGCTTTTTAAGTCCCACAAGAAGGCGGCGTCGCCGGCCAGCGAGAGCAGACGGTCGGATCCCATCGGCACCGCATCGGCTAACGTCGCCAGTTTCTTCGGCATTTGCAAGACTTGGTCAACGGCGGCCTTTGCGTCGCCGAGTCTCCAGATTTTGACAAAGTCGCCGGAGGTTTGATCATGCGACGTGACAAGCGTTTCCGAATCGCCAAATCGAACGCTCACGATGCGTTGTTTTTTAGCAGCGTCGCCCTCAGCCGCTTCGCCGCGGCGGACAGCGCGATCGATCACGCGGTCCTTTCCATTGCTGAGGTCCCACAGCGTGACGGTGCTGGTGAGCGTCCCTTCGAGCGACGATTCCGCCAACGTCGCGGCGCTGCGACCATCGGGGGCGATACTCAACCGAGTGACAAAACCTGGGTGCGGAAGGACATCCAACAATTGCAGCGTCTTCAAATCGACTCGCGAGACCTTTTGGTCGTCGGCGGCAATCAACAACTGCTGGCTGTCGGGCGTGAACTGTGCCGCATTGATCCGGAATCCGAGGTGTTGATTCAACGCTGCCCCGACGGTTTTGCCCGTCGCACGATCCCACAGCAGGCCCAACCCGTTGCGATCGCCGGTGAAGATCAATCGGTTGTCGGGTGAGATCGCAATCGCGGTGACGGTGGTTTGATGTTGTTTTAGTCGAAACTTCGGCTTTTCCGCGATCATACCCTGCGCGTCGATTTCCCAAACAAGAAACCTCGCATCTTCGTCGCTGCTGCCGGTGACCAACAAGCTGCCATCGGATGAGACGGCAAGCGTTGTGTTGAGTCCAGTTCCCGCGGCGCTCGACAACTGGCTGCCGCTTCCCATGTCCCAGACGCGGACGGTGGAATCGGCGCTGCCGACAAACAACCGGTTGTGGCTGGGATCGACCGCCAGCGAAAGGGCAACAAACGGCGAGCCCTCTTGCAAGCGTCCGTTCTCGTCGACCAAGTCGACAGTATTTTTGAAGCCCAGCGTCTTCGGGTCGATCTCCAAAACGCGAGCCGTGTGATCTCGGCTGGCCGTGACGATCTTCGTTCCGTCGGCGTTAAACGACGCCGACCAGATCTCATCGTCATGGGGACGCGTCTGCAGCGACGGCGCGTCCGATTCGGTCGACTGGAACGCAACGGTCTCTTGCAGAGTCGCCGGTTGCCAAACGCGAACCGCCGCATCGTTTCCTGTCGACAAGATCCGGCCATCGTTTCCTGGAAAGAAGACCGCGTCGCGAACCCAGCCGCCGTGCCCGCGAAGCGTCTTGGTCAATCGAGTTGATGCGACATCCCAGAGCTTGATCGTGTAGTCGTCGGAGGTCGTCAACAATTGCGTCCCGTCGTCGTTGAACTCGATCGATTCGATCGCATCGGTGTGCGCCACTGCGGGGGAAGCCTGCGAATCGGCGGGCGTCAGCTTGAGCGTATTGTCGTTTTGTGAGTCGATCAGTTCGCTAAACGGCGTCGCTTGCGGCGATCGCAACTCCGATTCGGCAGCTGGTTTATTCGGGGCATCGGTTCCCGAGATCGCTTTAACCGCCATCGTGATCCGCGAAGCATAATCGACAGGGCGTACCGCGTTGGTTTTCCAGACGAGCACGCGACCGCTGCGGTCTCCCGAGGCGGCGCGAAGTCCATCGGCGGAGAGAGCGACGGCCATCAGTGGCGCGTCGTGTTCCAGGAAATCGCCGACGCGTTGAAACTGCCCCGCCACCAGGTCCCAGACCACGGCGCGGCCGGAGCGTTCATCGGCGACCGCCGCCAAAACGCGGACTCTGCCGTTGGCGAGCGACAGCGACAGGTCGTTGACCGCGGCGATGTGCCAACACTGGGCCAGTTCTCGCTGTTGATTCAGATCCCACAATCGCAGCGTCCGATCGCGGCTGCCGCTGATCAAACGCTGCTCGTCGACAAAGCCAAGCGATGTGATCTCGTCGCTGTGACCGCGCAACACGCTTTGCAACTCGAGCGTCTTGGCATCGTACAACCGCACGATTCCATCGGCACCCGCCGTGGCGATCGCCTGTTGATCGGGAGAGATCGCCGTCACCTCAACCGATCCCAGTTTGGGCAATTGGCCGACCTCAGCTGTCGTGATCTCCCCAGCGTCGTCGATCTCGATGCGCTGCGTCGTGCCGTCGTCGAGCGTCACAATCGCTTGAGTCGCGGTGCGGTTGATCGCCAGATTGCGTCCGGCGGCCGCCAACGGTTTGTCATCTTGTGCTTGGTTGGCTTGCTGCCACAGCCATTGCCATTCCCATCCGGGCGATTCCCCATCGCTCTTTTGCGCCTTCAATTCCAGCAGGATCCGGCGGGCATCATCGAATTCATTTTGATCGATCCTCGCTTTGGCTAAACCGATCTGCGCAACGTAAGCTTCGTAGACCGCGTTCTCGCGTTGGCGGATCGCTTCTTCGGCATTTTTCATCGCGATCGAGCGTTGCTGCAACGCGATCTGTTCTTGGCGAGCTGCCTCCTCTGCATTTTTGATCGCTTTGCGTTCGTTGGCCGCGGCCAATTGGAAATTGCTCTCCGCTTCGATCGCTTTTTGCGTGGCGATCGCCCGCTGTCGATCGGCTTCGTCCGCCTCTTCTTGCGCGATCCCCTTCTGGTACTCCGCTTCGACTTGGCTGCGTCGAGCCAGTTCCATGTTCTCAAGCGCTTCGGCTCGCTTGGCTTCCGCCAGCCGAGCGTTGGTGCGAGCTTGGCGTTCAGCGTCGACCGCGCGGTTCTTTTCGGTGCTGATCTTGTAGAGCGCGCCGCTGCCCCCCAGCAGGATAAACGCGACTAGGCCGACGGCGACTTGCTTGGCGAGACGCAGTCGACCGCGGCGCGAATCGCGGTCGTGTTGTCCGTGTTGAAGCTTCTCGATCAGCGGACGATGGTTCTCGTGCTGATCGTCCAACAGCGACAGCCCAAGCTCGAAGTCTTCTTTTTCCAACGCGGTGGTGGCATAGGCGACGCGGGCTTTGTCGAGCCCCAGTTCGGCGATCTCGTTGCCTGGCCAAAGCGTCAACGCCTCTTCGAATCCAAACGTGGCCCGCGCGAAATCGGTGTATTCGTTCGATTCTTCCGCCTGCAGCAGATCGGTATCCGCTCGCACCGTCATCATGATGCTCTCGGCATGCGAACGGTACTGGCGAATCGCTTTCTGCAGATCGGCGGCGCTGGCGTAGCGCCGCGACGGTTTGGTCGCCATTGCGGTCCGGGCGATCTGCATCAGTTCGCCATCGTGCCGGCTGGAGACATCGACGATCTGGTTGGTGACCGCAGCTTTGAGACACTGGGTTAAGTTGTTGCCGATGTGTGGCGGTCGGCCCGTGATGATCTCGAACAGCACAGCTCCCAACAAATAGATGTCGCTGGCCGGTCCGATACTCTCGACCGGTCCGGCTGCCATTTCGGGAGCCATGTAGGCTGGCGATCCGCCCAAGCTGGCGGCTTTTTGAATCGAGGATTTCTTTTTGCACTTGGAGGTCGGGATCGCCAGTCCCCAGTCCATCAGCATCACGACCCCAAACTCGCCAAGCATCACGTTTTCGGGCTTGATGTCGCGATGGACGACGCCGCGGGCATGCGCGAATCCGATCGCATCGCAGACTTTCAGCAAGATCTCGAGATTCTCGTCCTGCGACTTGTCCATGATCGCTTTGGACCACGGGATCCCGTCGACCTTTTTCATCGCATAGAACAAAGCCTTGTCGTCGGCCAAGGCCAGGTCGTGGATCGGCACGATGTTGGGATGGTCGAGGTCGCCCGTGACGATCGCTTCGGATAAAAACTGATTTCGCCGATTGTTTTCCGCGGCATCCAGCCGGCCGGTCTCGCGGAGCTGTTGCGCCTTGGCATCGGCCAACGGGCGGACCATCTTGAGAGCGACCAGCCGGTCCAGCGATGTCTGACGGGCCAGATAGACCGTTCCCATTCCCCCTTCGCCCAAGACCTCGATCAATTCGTAGTCCGATCCGATGCTCAGATCGGTACCGATACCAGCCAGCTGACGTCCAGGAACCAAGACCTTGCTCTCGGTGATGTCGTCGCGATCGACCGCTCCGTGGGGCACCGCTGGCGGAGCTTGATTGTCGGTGGAGAGACTGAAGTCGCTGGTCAGCCCCCAAATCTGCTTGTCCGCGTCGCTAAGCGACCGCGCATCGATCGTCTGGGTGATGTTGTTTCCGTTGAGCACCGAATCCGGATCGATCGTCTCCTTTAGATCGGGAACGTCCGATAGCATCCCACTTTCGAGTTCCATCGTGGGGAAATCGCCCAAGCCTTGCGGGTTGCCCAGATCGACAGTTGGGGTTTCAAACGTTTTGCCGAGGCCTTCGTCGACCGTCTGTCTGGGATCGATCCGCCCCGCGTCGTCTTCTTGCAACGCCTGCAGATCGTCGGCGTCGAGAGTCGGAGAGTCGTCGGATTCCTGATCGTTCAGATCAACCGTCTTATCACCCACCAGGAACGTTTGTTGAGGATCCAGGAAATGTTCCCCTTCGATGATCGTTCCCGTCGGGCCAAACGCCTTGCTTAGTGGGGAATCGTCGACATCTTTGTCGACAACAGGTTCATCGAACTCCACGGTTTGATCACCGACAGGATCGGTCGACTGCTTCGCATCGGACAGCGGCAGGGGGCTATCCTCATCGTCCTCGAAGAATTCGAACGTCTGTTCCAATTCATCTGATACGGTGCGTTTGCCGGGGTCTTTAGGATCGTTGTTTGTCATCGTCAAACTGTCCGAACTAAACAATACTTCTGAGTGCGGTGGTTGTCGGTGGGAAACCGGTGCGGCCCCCAGAGACGTTCATCCTTTATTTCGCAAATCGGCGTGCAATCCGACGTGTCAGCGAAAACTCGCCGCCAGTATGTCGATTCCGCTTCTTGGCCATCCATCCTATCAACGATGTTCCTGCCGCCGTCGCAATTAATTCGTTGGGGCGTTCCGTCGTTGCATCCGCCAGGCCGTCGTCGCGGGATGTGGGCGGTTCCGGTTGCCAGGCATGCGGCGTTTGTCGATCGTCCAATGGAGTCGGTTCTGCAGAGATGACACTTGCTCCCGCTAGCTCCCCTGCCGAAAAGTCCGACTCCACTGCCGTTGGTGTCACTTGAGTCGTTTCTAAATCGCTTGGCGTTGCCGCTGGCTCCGAGGGCGTCGACTTCAAAGAATCCAAGTCGAGTTCCTTCAGCTTCAGTAGGCCTCCTTCCAGATCCTCACCCGGAATGATCGGCTTGCCTTGGCGAATCTCTACTCGCAGAATCGACCGCGCGTTTCCTTCCCCCAACACGTATTCGACCTCGTAGGTGCCATCGGGCAGGTTTGCGAATAACGTCTGCAATTTGTCGCCCGAGAGGATGTCGTCGGGCAAGCGTTCCGGTGGGACTTCCGATTCAACGTTCGGATCGGGCGAGATCACACGGATTTGAAAGTACTCGTCGCGGGCCGTCGTTGTCGTGACCGTCGTGGTTTCCGTCGAATGCGTTGTTGTTGTCAGAAGCGTCGACGTCTCGATGTAGGATTCGCTGACGCGACGCACCAATTCGGGATACTCCGGTGGTGGAAAGAACAGCCGTGTCGGAATCGATAGGTTGGGAACCATAAACGACGTCTCGCCATTCTCCAGCAGTGGCGTGGTGATCGGATTGTCGGTCGACGAAATCAATCCGCCATCGACGATCTGGGTTCCCGAGAGTCCCTGTTGGATCGATGCCCCTTCCATCACGATCGATTCGTGTTGTCGAACCGCAAAGCGAACTTCGATCGGACTGGTAGAGGAAACGCGACCGTTGAGCGTGGAGGTTAAGACTTCCGCTTCGGTGTACATGTGATGGACCGTTGTCATTGAGTCGCCATCGATACCGTCGACGACCTCAAACCGCCCACTTTCGGCACCCCAGTCGATTTCGATCGCCAGCCCACGTTCTCCAGTTGTTCCCACGTCGATCGTCAGGTCGCCGCCGAAACCTCCCGGTTCCGATGCGAGAATTGTGGTCGAGACAGTGTCGTAATCGTAGAACGCCGTGTCAGTCACGCCCTCCTCCGGGCGCGGTGCAAAGACGCGGGCGACGCCGGTGCTGGCGCCGGTGTTGATTTCGATCTGATCGCCTAGAACGATCTCGCCGACAGCGCTGATCCTGACCGCGCCAACTGTCGATTGTGCCGCGTGGATTTGAACTCCTTCGTCGATCGTCAGGTCGCCGTCGGTCTGCAACAGGATTCGTCCATTGTCACCACCGGCGACGATTTCGGGATCGGCAGTCCGGTCGCCGCCGTCGTTGCTGAGGTCGGGATCTGCCAGCACGATCGATCCGCCAGCGGACACGCGAATTTCACCGTTGCTGGTTCGCAATACATCGGCGTCGGTTGCTTCATCGCTGGTGACCAAGTTCAATGCGTCGGTCTCGAGGATCTCTAGATCGCCGCGGCCGCTGCCACTGACTTCGGCTTGCAGGTCGTTGATCGTTGTTGTCAGTTGAACCGCGTTGTCGCCATCATCGCTCTGATTCCCCGCGATCAAATGCAGGTCGTCGGCGAAGATCAAATTGTCATCATCGATGTCGGTATCTAGGATGTCATTGTCGGCGGTCAGGTGCACATCGGCGCCCGCCGCTGCGGTAATCTTCGTCACCAAAATGCTGCTCGCCGCACCATTGGCGACCAACGCGATGTCGCGACTGTCGGCCTGGCCAATCGCTGCATCGGAGGAGCTTGCGTTGGTCGACTGCACCTCGGTCGCTGTGATCGTTCCACCCGCGGTGACCGCGATGCGACCGTCTCCTGTGATCACCCGACGCAATTCAATTGCATCGGATTCCACGATTGCGATCGTCCCGGATGTCGTCGCTTCGGCCTCCAAGACGTCGACCGAGGTTTCGATCGCGTTTCCGACGCCGATGCCTAGCGGAGCCGTTAGGATCGCTTCGACCGCCGCGATGTCTTGGTCGGAATCGCCCGCCGGATCGGCGTCGATGATTTGCGATGATTGTGAAGTCAGGATCACATTGGCCATCGTCGATGTGATGTCGCCGATCGTGACGTCTTGTGCCGCTGTCCCGGTGATGTTTCCGGCCACCGATTGCAGCGTTGCTGTTGGAGCCATCGTCAGGTTGCCCGTGGTCGCTGTCAGGGCGATCGTTCCGGCACCGGCTGTTGTCACGTCGACGCCGGCGTTCAGCAGAATGTTGCGGGACGCATCGAGCACGATGGCTCCGCTGCCACTGGCGACGTCGGCGCCAGCGATCAGATCGCTGTCGACGCCGCTTGCGTTGATTTGAACGTTGCCCGATCCGTTGGCCGAGATCGCGCCGTCGCCGGTCGCTGCGGTTCCTTCGTTGAGCGTGATGCTGCCATCGAGCGTTTGTAACGCGATCGAACCGCTGCCGCCCGTCGTGCGCAGATCGCTCTGCAACGCATCGGTCAGATTCGTCGAGGTTGCGTCGTTGGCGATCCGTTGGACCGTCACCTCGACATCGTCGATCGCGATGTTATCGGTCTCGAGCAACTGGTTCCCGCCAGAGGTCGCGCGGCCGCTGAGCGTATCGACATCGGTCTCGATCGCATTGGTTGCCGTTCCAACGCCAATGGCCGCAGCCAAACGCAAGCGGATGGCTGTTACATCGACATTCGCATCGTCGGGATCCGCGTCCAGAATCGAGCCGCCGGTGCTGATCAGCGAGACGTCGGCGTCGGTCGCGACGATATCGCCAATCGTCAGATCGGCTCCCGCCGCCGCGCGGATATCGCCTGCATCGGTTTGCAGTGTGGCAGTTGCCGCCATCGTCAACGCCCCGGTCGTCGCTTCGAGATCGATCGTGCCGTTGGCCGCTGTGGTAACGTTCACGCCAGCGGCGACTGCAATCGAATCGGCGGCGATCAGACTGATATTGCCAACGCCGCTGACAATATTTGCGTTGGCGTTGATCTGCGAACCGAGGCCTTCGGCCGCGATCAGAACGTTCCCGATCCCATCGGCTTGGATCGCGCCATCCCCCGCAGATGCCGTTCCTTCGTTGAGCGTGATCTCTCCGGCGAGCGACCGCAGCACGATACTGCCGTCATCGGTCGTGCGGAGGTCGCTTTGCGCGAGGTCGTTGACCGTCGTTAGCGTCGACCGGAACTCGGGACGCTGCACCTGGACCGCGACATCATCGATACGCAGGCCATCGGCTTCGATCACGTGGACGCCACCGCTTCCCGCACGCGCACTCAGCGTCGCAACTTGGGTCTCCAGTCCGTTGGCCGTCGCTCCGAGGACGCCTACGCCGTCGAAGGCGTTCATTCGCAAGCCCGCTGCCGTGACGTCGATTGCCGCGTCATCCATGTCGGTGTCGACGATCGATCCGGCGATGCTGGTGATACTCACGTTGGCAAGCGTCTCGATGCGGCCGACTGAAATCGTTTGGTCGGCAGCGATATGGATATCGCCGTTTTCCGTTTGCACGCGGGCTTCGGCAGCCATCGCGATGGCGCCGCTGGTTCCCGCCGAAAGGCTCGCGTCGATCACAATCGTCCCGTCGCCGCCGGTCTGCACTGTGACATCGTTTGCCAGTTCGATGGACTCTTGAGCTTGCAAGCCGATCTGGCCGCTTCCGCTGAAGACCGATCCATTGATGTTCAGGTTGCCCGACCCGCGTGCGTCCAACAGGACGTCGCCGCCCCCCGCTGCACTCACTGCGCCCCCGTCGTCGTCACCATCGTCGAGTGTTAGATCGCCATCGGACGCGACAACTTTGATCGAACCGGAATCGGTTGTCTCCAGATCGGCGAGCGTTTGCGAATCTTCGGATGTGGTCGAATTGAAATGCACGCGATTCACATCGACGGTGACCGCGTCGACGATCAGATCGCCCGCGGTCTGATGCAGGTAGATTCCATCGGCGCTGCGTGCGGCAACGCGTTGGGCCGCGATGTCGATCGCTTTCAGATTGTCGCTTGGCAGGCTCGATGGATCGGGCGATCCGATACTTCCCTCGCCATCGGAGTTCGCGTCGGCGATCAACATGACCGCGCCCGCGGTGATGTTGAGTGCGGCTCCGTTGCCATCGACGATGTTCCCGGCCGCCGACAAACGGACCGCGTCGGTTCCCGCGTCGATCGCTTGGACGACAAGATCGCTCTCGCCCAGCGATTCGATGGCGATATCGCCACCGCTGGTTATCGTTGAACCCGCTAGCATGTGGAAGCCATCGACGGCTGGCGTTTCGGCGAACGCATTGCCCGCTTGGATCCACACCGTCCCCTCGCCACCCGCGGAAAGATCGGCAGCTAACGCAATGTCGTCCCCAGCGGAAATGCTCACGTTGCCCAAATCGCTCGATACGCCTGCGTTGATCACGACATCGGAAGCGTTTCCACCGGCGGCGATCAACACGTCGCCCAAGCCGGCGGCGCGGACACCGTTGTCGTCGACATCCCCTTCGTTAATCGTGATCGTTCCGGCCAACGTCTTCAATTTGATGGGGCCGGCATCGGTCGTCTCAAGATCCGAAAGGCTGGTATCGGTGATCGTGGTCACCGTCGCGTCGGCGCCCACCTGTTGGACCGAAATGTCGGTCGTGTGATCGATCGCGATAGCGTCGGATTCAAGGATGTAGATCCCGTCGCCAGCGACAGCCGCTAGCGTAGTCACGGCGGTTTGAATCGCGTGGTCGTTGCTTTCAATGGAGTTGCCGGTATCGGAGGTTCCGATCGTCCCCGTTTGGTTCCCGTTTGCATCGGCAACGATTCGCAATGCATCGCCGCGAACATTGACTAACGTCGCCCCATTGTTATCCAGAACGTCGCGTTCGGCGAGCAACGAAACGTCTCCGGTTCCGGCATCGATTAGGCCCAGGAACAGGTCGCTTTCACCAGCGGCTTGCAAGCGGATGTTTCCACCTCCGGAAACTGTTTGCGCGTCCGAACGCATCACGATTCCATCGTTGCCGACACCATCATCGTTTGAATTGGAGGCCGTTAGGGAGATGGTCCCTTCGCCGCCGGTCATCAGATCGGCATTCTGATGGATGTCGTCCGCTGCGTTGATGCTCACGTGGCCGCTTTGGCTGCGGACATCGCCGTCGATGATAATGTCTGCCGTCGTTGCAATCGTCTGCAGCAAGACGTTGCCGCTGCCATGGGCGACGACCGCATTGCCGTCTGCCGCGGCGGTACCGTCGGTTAGCGTGACGTCGCCAGCGAGCGACCGCAGGACGATGCTGCCGTTATCGGATGTCGTCACCAAGTCGCTTTGTGCCCCGTCGATAACTTCGACAACCGACGCGTCGGAGGTGACGCGGTTGACTGTGATAGCGACGTCGCCGACGGTAATTCCGTTGGATTCCAACAAGTTGATACCGCCAGCGGCCGCGCGAGCCGTGACGACGTCGACGCTTGTTTCGATCGCGTTGCTGCTGGCGCCCAAGGTTCCGATTCCTTCGGCCGCGTTTAGGCGAAGCCCTTGTGCCGTGACGTCGATGTCGGCGTCATCGGGATCGGCGTCGAGGATCGATCCGGTGCGAGCGGTCAGCGAAACGTTGGCATCGGTGGCGACGATGTCGCCGATCGTCAAATCGTTGTTGGCAACTCCTCGGATATCGCCAGCGACCGATTGCAACGTTGCGGTTGCGTCCATCGCCAGCGATCCGGTCGATGCTTCGACGTCGATGGTGCCATCGGTTCCTGTTTGAACATCGACATCTGCGTTCAGCTTTAGGTCGCCGGCGGCAATTAAACTGAGGTTGCCAGAGGTCGAACGAATGTCTGCGTCGACAACGATATCGGCGTCGATGCCTTCAGCTGCAATCAAGACGTTGCCGCTGCCATCGGCGACGACCGCATTGCCGTCTGTCGCGGCGTGACCGTCGGTTAGCGTGACGTCGCCAGCGAGCGACCGCAGGACGATGCTGCCGTTATCGGCTGTCGTCCCCAAGTCGCTTTGTGCCGCGTCTTCGACCACGACGACCGACGCGTCGGAGGCAACGCGGTTGACGGTGATCGCGACATCGCCGACGGTAACTGCGTCGGATTCCAATAGGTTGATTCCGCCAACGGCCGCGCGCGCTGTGACGACGCCAATGCTTGTTTCGATCGCGTTGCTGCTGGCGCCCAAGGTTCCGATTCCTTCGGCCGCGTTTAGGCGAAGCCCTTGTGCCGTGACGTCGATGTCATCGCCATCGGCGTCGAGGATCGATCCGGTGCGAGCGGTCAGTGAAACGTTGGCATTGGTGGCGAAGATGTCGCCGATCGTAAGGTCGTTGTTTGCCACTCCTCGGATATCGCCAGCAACCGACTGCAGCGTCGCGGTTGCGTCCATCGTCAGCAATCCCGCCGAAGCTTCGACGTCGATGGTGCCATCGGTTCCTGTTTGAACATCGACATCTGCGTTCAGCTTTAGGTCGCCGGCGGCAATTAAACTGAGGTTGCCAGAGGTCGAACGAATGTCTGCGTCGACAACGGTATCGGCGTCGATGCCTTCAGCTGCAATCAAGACATTGCCGCTGCCATGGGCAACGACAGCATTGCCGTCCGCGGTTGCGGTCCCATCGGTCAGCGTGATATCGCCGGCGAGCGACCGCAGGACGACGCTGCCGTTTCCGCCAATTGTCACCAGGTCGCTTTGCGAGCCATCGACGATTGCGGTGGGGACTGTCGTTGCCGAAACGCGGTAGACGGTCGCGTCGACATCGCCCACCGTCACGCCATCGCTCTCAACCAGATGAATGCCGCCGCTGGCGGATCGGCCGCTGACGACGTCGACACTTGTTTCGATGGCATTGGAGGATGCGCCCAGTTCCCCAAAGCCGACAGCGGCATCGAATCGCAGACGTTGCGCGACGACATCGAGATCCGAGTCGTTGGCGTCGGCATCGAGGATCGATCCTGTGGCGCTTGTCAGTGAAACGGTGGCAGCCGAGGCAACGATATCGCCGATCGTGAAGTCGTCGTGGGCGGAAACTCGAATGTCGCCATCAGTTGATTGCAGAATCGCGGTCGTATCCATCGCGATCGCGCCGCCGGTCGAATAGAGATCGATCGTTCCCGAGCCGGATGTCTGTACCTGAACGTCGCTTCCCAAACCGATCGAATCGGCGGAGAGCAGAGAGATGTGTCCGGCATCGGACTGAACGCGAGCGGCGCTGGTCAAAGCGATCTGCCCCGCAGCGCTGCCGATCCGCGGGCTGCCGTTATTGAAATCGGTCCCCGAACTCAACAGGATCGCGCCGGCCTGAGTCGCTGTAACCGCAACGGCCGCCACCGCGATCGAATCGCCAGCCAGCAGGTGAATGTTTCCCGAACCGCCCGACGCGGTAACCGCGGCAGCGATAGAGAGGTCGCTGTCGACCGTATTTCCTTCGGCGGCCAGAGTGATATCGCCGCCATCGCTGTTGAGGATCCCATTGCCCACCGCGACTTGAAATGCCCCAGCGGTGCGGATTGTGATGATTCCCAACGCGTTGTTGTTCAAGGGATCGATAATCGCAATCCCCGACAATCCGTCGACCGTCGTGACGGATAGCTCTTTGGCATTTTGAAGATGAATATCGCCCGCGTTGGTAACCGCGGCGAGGTTGGAAACATCGAGATCGAGATCCGCGTCGTCGGCAGCGGTTCCCGAGCCGATTCCCGTTGCGGATCGCAGCGCGGCCGATGTCGCTGTAATGTTGGCAGATTCGTCGGAGCTGCGATTGTCGACGATCCGCCCGTCGGTGGTGGTGATCGCGACGGTTTCCGCCGACACGATTCGGCTGATCCCAATGTC
Above is a genomic segment from Rosistilla ulvae containing:
- a CDS encoding protein kinase domain-containing protein — protein: MTNNDPKDPGKRTVSDELEQTFEFFEDDEDSPLPLSDAKQSTDPVGDQTVEFDEPVVDKDVDDSPLSKAFGPTGTIIEGEHFLDPQQTFLVGDKTVDLNDQESDDSPTLDADDLQALQEDDAGRIDPRQTVDEGLGKTFETPTVDLGNPQGLGDFPTMELESGMLSDVPDLKETIDPDSVLNGNNITQTIDARSLSDADKQIWGLTSDFSLSTDNQAPPAVPHGAVDRDDITESKVLVPGRQLAGIGTDLSIGSDYELIEVLGEGGMGTVYLARQTSLDRLVALKMVRPLADAKAQQLRETGRLDAAENNRRNQFLSEAIVTGDLDHPNIVPIHDLALADDKALFYAMKKVDGIPWSKAIMDKSQDENLEILLKVCDAIGFAHARGVVHRDIKPENVMLGEFGVVMLMDWGLAIPTSKCKKKSSIQKAASLGGSPAYMAPEMAAGPVESIGPASDIYLLGAVLFEIITGRPPHIGNNLTQCLKAAVTNQIVDVSSRHDGELMQIARTAMATKPSRRYASAADLQKAIRQYRSHAESIMMTVRADTDLLQAEESNEYTDFARATFGFEEALTLWPGNEIAELGLDKARVAYATTALEKEDFELGLSLLDDQHENHRPLIEKLQHGQHDRDSRRGRLRLAKQVAVGLVAFILLGGSGALYKISTEKNRAVDAERQARTNARLAEAKRAEALENMELARRSQVEAEYQKGIAQEEADEADRQRAIATQKAIEAESNFQLAAANERKAIKNAEEAARQEQIALQQRSIAMKNAEEAIRQRENAVYEAYVAQIGLAKARIDQNEFDDARRILLELKAQKSDGESPGWEWQWLWQQANQAQDDKPLAAAGRNLAINRTATQAIVTLDDGTTQRIEIDDAGEITTAEVGQLPKLGSVEVTAISPDQQAIATAGADGIVRLYDAKTLELQSVLRGHSDEITSLGFVDEQRLISGSRDRTLRLWDLNQQRELAQCWHIAAVNDLSLSLANGRVRVLAAVADERSGRAVVWDLVAGQFQRVGDFLEHDAPLMAVALSADGLRAASGDRSGRVLVWKTNAVRPVDYASRITMAVKAISGTDAPNKPAAESELRSPQATPFSELIDSQNDNTLKLTPADSQASPAVAHTDAIESIEFNDDGTQLLTTSDDYTIKLWDVASTRLTKTLRGHGGWVRDAVFFPGNDGRILSTGNDAAVRVWQPATLQETVAFQSTESDAPSLQTRPHDDEIWSASFNADGTKIVTASRDHTARVLEIDPKTLGFKNTVDLVDENGRLQEGSPFVALSLAVDPSHNRLFVGSADSTVRVWDMGSGSQLSSAAGTGLNTTLAVSSDGSLLVTGSSDEDARFLVWEIDAQGMIAEKPKFRLKQHQTTVTAIAISPDNRLIFTGDRNGLGLLWDRATGKTVGAALNQHLGFRINAAQFTPDSQQLLIAADDQKVSRVDLKTLQLLDVLPHPGFVTRLSIAPDGRSAATLAESSLEGTLTSTVTLWDLSNGKDRVIDRAVRRGEAAEGDAAKKQRIVSVRFGDSETLVTSHDQTSGDFVKIWRLGDAKAAVDQVLQMPKKLATLADAVPMGSDRLLSLAGDAAFLWDLKSLNHIRSYRSHGGVTEADFSFDGKYVVTGSRSIRIWDVASGRSLQKMEVPHDGAVRTVQFSPIESDYTFASGGEDGVCRLWRWDPQQQAITLIKELQVAGTEKATIHQVRFSPDGNYLLSVGDDAVARVWSVDQDQPPRLFKDKESDAPFLCGAFSDDGQWIAVGSEDRQARVWQLTDDGEGADTPRSVLQGHADQIEAIGFLGSDPRQRRIMTASRDKSARLWDPRLSDRSGKGREILALRKHSLGLTAVDATRDGSLMMTASRDGTIILWPAGYATPTM